The Pyxidicoccus sp. MSG2 DNA segment GGGGCAGGAGGGCCCGCGCGCCCTCGCCCAGCGCCACCACGGTGTCCCTCGCGGGGTCCGACTCGGAGAACATCGGCTCCAGGTGGGTGAACCAGTGCGCCTCGCGCCGCTCCCGCGCCCGCCGCAGCAGGGTCTCCTCGGAGACCTTTCGCGACCGGAAGTATTCGATGAGCTCCGGCGTGTAGCCGAAGGAGCCCCGCACGGTGATGCCGTCGTCCTCCCGGACCTCGAGGACGGCGCCGCGCACCGCGCCGCTGGTGCCCAGCCCCTCGCGCATCACCACCTCGGCGACCTCTTCGCCGCTGACGGCGCGAGACAGGGCCGCGGTGACGGCCTGCAGTCGCTCGGTGCGCACCTGGGCCTCGCGCGCCTCGGCGTACAGCAGCGCGTTGTCCATCGACAGGCTGGCGCGGCGAGCCAGCTCCAGGGTCAGCTCCAGCTCCGCTTCCTGGAAGCTTCCGCCTTCGTCGCTGCGTATCAGCGCGACGGCGCCCAGCGTCCGGCCGCGCGCCCGCAGCGGGATGATGATGCCGGAGCGGATGCCCAACTGCTTCGCCACCTCGAGCTGCTCGGGGACGCGCATCATTCCCGGCAGCATCACGTCCGTCACCTCGGGCAGGAACACCGGCTCGCCCGTGCGCAGCACCTCGGAGACGGCGCCCGGGGTGGACAGGTCCGGGGGCCGCAGGCGCCACAGCTCATGCACCAGCGCCACCTGCTCCGGCTCCCGGTGCATCGCGGCCACGCGCTCCACCTGGCCGTCGTCGGTGAGGACGTCCACGACGCACCAGTCCGCCAGCACCGGCACCGCCAGCTCCGCCAGTCGCCGCAGCACCGTGCGCCACTCCAGCGACGAGGACAGCAGCTCCCCGGCGGTGGCGAGGAAGGCGATGCGCTCCTCCGCGTCGCCGCGTCCATCGAGGCGCACGGACGTCCCAGCGCCCTCGCGCGGGCGCACGGCCCCACCCCCGGTGGGAACGGAGGCTTCAGAGGTCTCGCGCGAGAGCACGCCTTCACCACCTCCGGAGACGAGCGCTTCGGAGCCCTCGCGCACGAGCACGTTTCCACTGCTGACGGGAACGGGCGCCCCGGAACCCTCGGGCGGAGGCACGCCTCCACCGTCGGCGGTGACGGGCGTGGGCGGCTCGGCCACGGACGCGGGCCGCGACGAGGACGGAGGGCGGCGCGACATGGCGGCCCCAGATAATGACGCACCCGCGAAGCGGCCACCGGCCCCCTCCCCGGAGTACGAGACGAGTGTCAGGTGGCGGACCCGCAAGCTCACGCTTCGCGCAGGCGGGCTCACCGCGAGTGCGGGACTCAGCCCACGCGACGAGCCCCGCCCGGCGGGTGACAGGCCCGGAAGGAACGTTCCTTCCACGGGTCCGCCATGAGGGCGCCTCGGCGGAGTGCCGCGTCCTCTGGTTGCTCGGCTCACCCCGCGCCGGGGGCCGCGGCGGGAGGGTCCCACCACACGGCGCCCTTGCCCTGGATGGCCTCGCGGGCGTGCTCGCGCACCCGCGCCAGCTCCTCGGTGGACAGGGGCTGGAAGGCGGCGGCCGCGCGCAGCGCCGCGTCCTGCTCGTTGGGGTGGCTCATGCCCATCAGCATGACGTCCGGATCCAACGTGAGCGTGTAGCGCACGCAGGCCTCCACCGTGAGGTGCGGCAGCAACGGTGCGTCCCGGTCCTCGCGCCCGCCGGAGCCCACCTTGCCGCGAGGCCGTGCCTCCAGCGGCCGGCCATAGCCCTCCGTGTCGCCCAGCAGCTTCCCCGCGCCGAACGTCTTGAAGGACACCACGCCCACGCCCAGCGAGCGCGCCAGCGGCAGCACGTCCTCCACGTAGCGCGCGTCCACGAAGGGCCCCAGGGGGAACATCACCACGTCGCACAGCCCCGAGCGCAGCGCCGCGCGCAACACGTCCGGGTGGTGACTGGAGATGCCACGGAAGCGCGCCTTGCCCTCGCGCACGCACCGGCCCAGTTGCTCCAGGCCACCACCGGGCGCGGCCAGCCGCTCCCACGCCGCGGGCTCCGACACCGCGTGGAAGACGAACAGGTCCACCGCGTCCAGGCCCAGCCGCCGCAGGCTGCCCTCCACCTGGGGCGCCACCGGCGCGTCCAGCACGTCCACCTTGTCGATGAGGAAGACGCCGTCGCGCCGCCCGCGCAGCGCCTCGCCCACGGTCTCCTCGCTCAAGCCCTCCTCGTAGTTGGGCGCGGTGTCGATGACGTTGAGCCCGGCGTCGAGCGCACGGCGCAGCGTGCGGACGAGCGCCTCGCGGGGCGTGGCGCGGTCGGCGATGTCACCGATGCCCACCGCCGTGGCAATGAAGCCGGTGCGCCCCAGGGCGCGGCGCGGCGTGAAGCGGGGAAGCGAAGAGGCGGCCATGAGCCACGAGTTGTCGCGGGAGCCCCCGCCACCGTCAAGCAGCTCCATGGCCCTCCGGGTGACACCGTGCGCCGCCGGCCACGGTGCCCCCTGCACAACGTCAGCGAGTCACCGGAAGCTTCGGCCCCGGCCTCACCGGAAGCTTCGGCCCCGGCCTCACCGGAAGCATCGACCCCGGCCTCACCGGAACGGGCCGCTCACCTCGAACGTCATGCCCCCATCGTCCATGCCGGTGACGCCCCGCTGCGAGCTGAAGTACAGCCGCCGCCCGTCCGGACTGAAGGCGGGGCCGGTGATTTCCGAGCTGTCGTGGCCCACCAGTCGGATGAAGGGCGCCACCACGCGATTGGGGCCCGGGGTGATGATGCAGATTTCCATGTTGCCGCCATCCTCCGCCACGTAGAGGTCGCCCGAGCGCGACACGGTGACGTTGTCCACGCCGGTGAGCGGCGAAGTAGAGGAGAGGTCGTCGTAGATGACCTCCAGCTTCCCGGTGGCCGGCGTGTGGGCCCACACGCGGTTGTCTCCCTTGGTGGTGAAGTACACGACGCCGCTGTCGTACCAGCAGCCCTCGCCGCCATCGAACACCGTCGTCTTCGACGCCACGGACGACTGCGAGGACGCCGGGCTGGCCGCGGAGCATTTCACCCAGCTCAGCGTGGCCGTGCCGGCGACCGGGTCTCCCGTCACCTTCGCCGCCTGCAACGTGCCCGCCGTCAGCGAGGGCCACGCGGACGGCGTGAAGCGGTAGAAGCGCCCGCTGCCGCTGTCCTCCGTGAGATACAGCCGCCGGCCCACCGGGTCCACCGCCACCGCCTCGTGCGGGAAGGTGCCCAGCGCCCCGCGCGCCACGCCCTGCGACGGCCGCGTCGGGTCGCACTCCCACACCTTGCCGTCGCTGTGCTCCTCGCACGACAGCCACGTGCCCCACGGCGTCGGGCCGCCCGCGCAGTTGACCTGCGTGTTGGCGAGGATTCGCCACGCGCCCACCACCGCGCCGCCGCCGTCGAAGCGCACCGCGCTCGCACCGCCCCCGTCGTACAGCTCGCTGTTGGACGCGTACACCCAGCCACCGGCGGGCAGCGGGAAGCACGCCCCGCCGTCCGGCGCGCCGTGCCACGTGTAGCCCGTGCCCGCCACCACCCGCCCCGAGCCGGCGATGAAGCGCGACGAGAAGCCCGCCGGCAGCCGAATGCCGTTGGCATCGGGCGAGCCGGACATGGCGCCATACGGGCTCGGCCCCGGCCGGGCCGGCGCGGCGTACGCCTCCTTCCAGAAGGCGGGTCCCAGGGCCAACGCTCCGCCACCCAGCGCGGAGAGACGAAGCAAGTCACGACGGTTCAGGCGCATCCATGCTCCTCCAGAAAGGTCTGAAGGATTAGTATTTCATGGATTCGCGGAACCAGGGTGACGTCGGTGCAATCCGTCGCTGACGGGCGCGTGTCGTGCCTACGCGCTGCTGCGCGCGGCGCGGTTCTTGTCCCAGATGGCGTAGAGGATGAGGAGGAAGGCGAAGAGGCGGACCACGTAGATGAAGTAGCGCCGCTCGTCGCCCACGTCGATGAGGGCGCCCGCCACCGCGTTGCCTCCGAGCAGCGCGAAGGCCAGCGCGAAGAAGCCGAAGAGCCTGTCGCGCGACTGCTTCCAGAAGCGCAGGAAGAACAGGGCGCACGCGAACCACGCCATCGCCGTCGCGCCGTTGAGCATGGGGTTGATCATGCGTCCACCTTCACGAGGCATCCCAGATGAGGCCGTAGAGCAGGATGGCCGCGCTGGCCATGCCGGTGACGAGCCGGGGCACGTACAGGTCCACCGACGTGGGCAGCAGCACCAGGTCCACGAAGAGCAGCATGTTGTTGACGACCAACCCGGCGAAGCACAGCCCGCTCCACAACAGCAGGCGCGACTGGGTGCGCTTGTAGGCGCGCAAGAGCAGCACCGCGCAGGCCACGCTGGTCAGTGCGCAGAGGATGTAGACGGCCTCAGCCATGGCCACCGTCCTTGTCCTTCTTCAACACGAAGGCCTCGGCGAAACCCCGGACCTTGTCCAGGGGCCGGGTGAAGATGAAGGTGATGACGCTCACCCGCTTCGCGCCATACACGGCCGCCAATTCCGTCACCGCCTGCACGTCCTCCGAGTCGGTGGGACTGAAGCGCCAGGCCGGCGGATTCGCCCCGTTGCCCACCAGCAACCCGCGCGCGGCCAGGTCCACCAGTCGCGCGGTCGCCGAGGATTCTGTGATTCGCAGCTCCAGGCTCACCTCTGACGCAGTCCACTCCCGGTCCGCTCGGGCACGAAGCAGGAGGAGCACCTCCAGCTTCTCGAGGGAGTCGATATGCGTCGTGATGAAGCGCTGGACCCGCGGTGGAAGTCCGGCATCGCTCACGCGCCCACCTTGCCCATGTTATTTTGTGCGTCAACCATTTCCCTCGCGAGGATGTTCAGCGCTGGGGGTACCGGGGTTGGACGCCTGGCCGGTGTCCACCGCTGGAGGGGAGCCGTCCGGTGGCGGCAGGTTGCGCAGGCCCTCGACGAGGCGGTCCGCATCGAGCGGGGCGTCGCGCGACAGCAGGGCCCGCCGCAGCTCGC contains these protein-coding regions:
- a CDS encoding aldo/keto reductase: MELLDGGGGSRDNSWLMAASSLPRFTPRRALGRTGFIATAVGIGDIADRATPREALVRTLRRALDAGLNVIDTAPNYEEGLSEETVGEALRGRRDGVFLIDKVDVLDAPVAPQVEGSLRRLGLDAVDLFVFHAVSEPAAWERLAAPGGGLEQLGRCVREGKARFRGISSHHPDVLRAALRSGLCDVVMFPLGPFVDARYVEDVLPLARSLGVGVVSFKTFGAGKLLGDTEGYGRPLEARPRGKVGSGGREDRDAPLLPHLTVEACVRYTLTLDPDVMLMGMSHPNEQDAALRAAAAFQPLSTEELARVREHAREAIQGKGAVWWDPPAAAPGAG
- a CDS encoding alkaline phosphatase PhoX; translated protein: MRLNRRDLLRLSALGGGALALGPAFWKEAYAAPARPGPSPYGAMSGSPDANGIRLPAGFSSRFIAGSGRVVAGTGYTWHGAPDGGACFPLPAGGWVYASNSELYDGGGASAVRFDGGGAVVGAWRILANTQVNCAGGPTPWGTWLSCEEHSDGKVWECDPTRPSQGVARGALGTFPHEAVAVDPVGRRLYLTEDSGSGRFYRFTPSAWPSLTAGTLQAAKVTGDPVAGTATLSWVKCSAASPASSQSSVASKTTVFDGGEGCWYDSGVVYFTTKGDNRVWAHTPATGKLEVIYDDLSSTSPLTGVDNVTVSRSGDLYVAEDGGNMEICIITPGPNRVVAPFIRLVGHDSSEITGPAFSPDGRRLYFSSQRGVTGMDDGGMTFEVSGPFR
- a CDS encoding DUF5985 family protein, coding for MINPMLNGATAMAWFACALFFLRFWKQSRDRLFGFFALAFALLGGNAVAGALIDVGDERRYFIYVVRLFAFLLILYAIWDKNRAARSSA
- a CDS encoding DUF5985 family protein produces the protein MAEAVYILCALTSVACAVLLLRAYKRTQSRLLLWSGLCFAGLVVNNMLLFVDLVLLPTSVDLYVPRLVTGMASAAILLYGLIWDAS